The genomic DNA ACGGGGTGATCTTTCGCACGCCGCGACGGGGCGGTTACAGGCGCGGCGCTCCGTTCTCTTCCGCCCTCAGTGCCTGCACGAGCGCGGTCATGTCGGGCGGCAGCGGACTCTCGAACCGCAGCGTCGTGCCGGTGCGCGGGTGGCTGAAGCCGAGCAGTTCCGCGTGGAGCGCCTGGCGCCCGAGCGCGGTGAGGGCGGCGCGGGCTTCCGAACTCAGGCGGGCCGCCTTGGTCCGGAAGGCGCCGCCGTAGACCGTGTCCCCGAGCAGGGGGTGTCCGCGATGGGCGAGGTGCACGCGGATCTGGTGGGTGCGGCCCGTCTCCAGGCGGCAGCGCACGAGGGCGGCCTCGCCATACGCCTCGGCCACGGCGTAGTGGGTTACCGCGTGGCGCCCGCTCGCGTCCGACACGACGGCGATCTTTTCCCGATGGAAGCGCGACCGCGCGAGGTTGGCCTGGATCGTCCCAGCCCGCGGCTGGGGCAGGCCCCAGACCACGGCGGCGTAGGCGCGTTCCAGCGGTCCGGACCGGCCGTGATCGGCGAACTGGGCGGTGAGGCCCTGATGGGCCGTGTCGTTCTTGGCGACGACGATCAGGCCGCTCGTATCCTTGTCGAGGCGGTGGACGATGCCGGGGCGGCGCACGCCGCCGATCCCCGACAGGCTGGCGCCGCAATGGGCGATCAGCGCGTTGACCAGCGTGCCGCTCTCGTGACCCGGTGCGGGATGGACCACCAGGCCGGCCGGCTTGTCGATGACGATCAGGTCGTCGTCCTCGTAGACGATCGGTAGATCCGCGGCCTCGGCCACCGGCTCTGCCGGAGCGGCCGGGGGCACCCTGAGCACGATGTGCGCGCCGGCGGCGACTTTGCCCGACGGGTCGAGCGCCGGGAGGCCGTCCCGCTGGACCTGGCCGGTGCGGATCAGGTCCTGCAGGCGGGCCCGGGACAGATCCGGGAACAGTGCGACCAGTGCCCTATCCAGCCGCACGCCTCCCTCGGCCACGATCCCGGCCCGCTCGTCCTGCGCGTTATCCACCACGACCCCTATTCGCTCCCGATCTGACCCGCCGCGGCGGATTTCCT from Methylobacterium radiotolerans JCM 2831 includes the following:
- a CDS encoding RluA family pseudouridine synthase; this encodes MVDNAQDERAGIVAEGGVRLDRALVALFPDLSRARLQDLIRTGQVQRDGLPALDPSGKVAAGAHIVLRVPPAAPAEPVAEAADLPIVYEDDDLIVIDKPAGLVVHPAPGHESGTLVNALIAHCGASLSGIGGVRRPGIVHRLDKDTSGLIVVAKNDTAHQGLTAQFADHGRSGPLERAYAAVVWGLPQPRAGTIQANLARSRFHREKIAVVSDASGRHAVTHYAVAEAYGEAALVRCRLETGRTHQIRVHLAHRGHPLLGDTVYGGAFRTKAARLSSEARAALTALGRQALHAELLGFSHPRTGTTLRFESPLPPDMTALVQALRAEENGAPRL